The bacterium genome contains a region encoding:
- a CDS encoding response regulator transcription factor translates to MYVLIVDDHAVVRFGVEKILSAEFKEVRIDEASDGEKALELFRISDYDLILLDMALPGRNGFDVLRHIKTEKPDQRVLVLSMQTQEEYALRVLKAGANAFVCKTSLTDELIVAIHRVMRGGRFVSAPIAEAVTVSFGTDEVIHRKLSQREFQVLCLIGGGKTVTEIADELCISVKTVSTLRERLLKKLGLNTTAEIIRYAIENKFV, encoded by the coding sequence ATGTATGTGCTTATTGTAGATGATCATGCCGTTGTACGCTTTGGCGTTGAAAAAATATTGAGCGCCGAATTTAAAGAAGTACGTATTGACGAAGCATCCGACGGAGAAAAAGCTTTGGAGCTATTCAGAATTTCGGATTATGATCTTATTTTGCTTGATATGGCTCTACCCGGGCGCAATGGGTTTGATGTCCTTCGGCATATTAAGACTGAAAAACCGGATCAGCGTGTTTTGGTATTATCTATGCAGACACAGGAGGAGTATGCCTTACGCGTGCTCAAGGCCGGTGCAAACGCTTTTGTCTGTAAGACATCACTGACGGATGAACTTATTGTAGCCATACATCGTGTAATGCGAGGCGGTAGATTTGTCTCCGCACCTATTGCCGAAGCCGTGACTGTATCATTTGGAACGGATGAGGTTATACACCGAAAACTCTCTCAGCGCGAATTTCAGGTGTTGTGCCTGATCGGTGGCGGGAAAACGGTAACTGAGATAGCGGACGAATTGTGCATCAGTGTAAAAACGGTCAGCACCTTACGTGAGCGCTTATTGAAAAAACTAGGACTGAATACCACGGCTGAAATCATACGTTATGCGATCGAGAATAAATTTGTCTGA
- a CDS encoding helix-turn-helix domain-containing protein: protein MKNEKYDTTREFVTTLSEIIAQPGHHVLDKIVSICSRLRGTYVPSAKYVLRQSAIHRVIDLHHQGKSVREITASVGLKKSTVYKILKEHHFNVCTLKKRNAGTVTA, encoded by the coding sequence GTGAAAAACGAGAAATACGATACAACAAGAGAATTTGTAACGACGTTGAGCGAAATAATAGCTCAACCGGGTCATCATGTACTGGATAAAATTGTTTCCATTTGTTCACGATTAAGGGGTACGTACGTACCATCGGCAAAGTACGTTCTTCGCCAGAGCGCCATTCATCGTGTGATTGATTTGCACCATCAGGGCAAGTCGGTTCGTGAAATTACCGCTTCCGTTGGTTTAAAAAAATCTACCGTTTATAAAATTCTCAAAGAGCATCACTTCAATGTGTGCACCCTCAAAAAACGAAACGCGGGAACTGTAACTGCATAG
- a CDS encoding deoxyribodipyrimidine photo-lyase, protein MQHSIVWLRRDLRLDDNTALLHAIKASQFVSLIFIFDKHILDRLPADDRRLSFIYESLTYLQNKLKAHGAPTVHILYGEPEVVIPQLFSENKTDALFFNHDYEPYANARDTAITEVLTQKGILVHSFKDQVIFEKSEIVKDDGTPYKVFTAYKNRWLNTYTHSYPNAITDNTSISWKKFSPLISSLPLIHSLQEIGFVKRENIIHGGSDAAQKQWTQFTGDYLEKYDTQRDLPGLNATSHLAPHLRFGTISVRQLIDFLSKHEAPAAKVFLSELIWREFFMMILWHFPHVIIRSFQAQFDRIVWPNREDWFEAWKSGYTGYPIVDAGIRELNATGYMHNRVRMIVASFLVKHLHVDWRKGEAYFAEKLLDYELSSNNGNWQWAAGTGVDAAPYFRIFNPLTQGKKFDPDAVYIRRWVPKLENVSLREIHDPDKRQNGLFSHYPHPIIDLDQERQTCLALYKV, encoded by the coding sequence ATGCAGCACAGCATTGTTTGGTTAAGGCGGGATCTACGATTAGACGATAATACGGCGCTTCTCCACGCTATAAAGGCAAGCCAATTTGTTTCACTTATTTTTATATTTGACAAACATATTTTGGATCGTTTGCCGGCCGATGACCGACGATTGAGCTTTATTTACGAATCGCTCACCTATCTTCAAAACAAATTGAAAGCCCATGGTGCGCCGACCGTACATATACTTTACGGTGAACCAGAAGTCGTTATTCCGCAGCTATTTTCTGAAAACAAAACGGATGCATTATTCTTTAATCACGACTATGAGCCGTATGCCAACGCGCGCGATACGGCGATAACGGAGGTATTAACCCAAAAAGGAATCCTTGTACACTCTTTTAAAGATCAGGTCATTTTTGAAAAATCAGAAATCGTAAAAGATGACGGCACGCCTTATAAAGTTTTTACTGCTTATAAAAACCGATGGCTGAATACGTATACCCATTCTTATCCGAATGCAATAACAGATAATACATCCATATCATGGAAAAAATTTTCTCCTCTGATTTCGTCGCTACCGCTTATTCATTCGCTGCAAGAGATCGGGTTTGTTAAGCGTGAAAATATCATACACGGCGGTTCCGATGCCGCTCAAAAACAATGGACACAATTTACCGGTGATTACCTCGAAAAATACGATACACAACGCGACTTGCCCGGACTGAACGCTACCTCTCACCTTGCGCCACACCTTCGTTTTGGTACGATCAGTGTTCGCCAGCTTATAGACTTTCTATCAAAACATGAGGCGCCGGCGGCTAAAGTTTTTTTGTCAGAACTCATCTGGCGTGAATTTTTCATGATGATACTTTGGCATTTCCCACACGTCATAATCCGTAGTTTTCAAGCCCAGTTTGACCGCATCGTATGGCCTAATCGCGAAGATTGGTTTGAAGCATGGAAATCAGGGTATACGGGTTATCCCATCGTGGATGCCGGTATACGTGAACTTAATGCAACGGGATATATGCACAATCGGGTACGGATGATCGTGGCTTCATTTTTGGTCAAACATCTGCATGTCGATTGGCGTAAAGGCGAGGCGTATTTTGCAGAAAAACTGTTGGACTATGAATTATCCAGCAATAACGGTAACTGGCAATGGGCCGCCGGTACCGGTGTGGATGCTGCACCGTATTTTCGGATTTTTAATCCTCTGACCCAAGGGAAAAAATTTGATCCGGATGCCGTATATATTCGGCGATGGGTACCGAAGCTGGAAAATGTTTCGCTTCGTGAAATACATGACCCGGATAAACGGCAAAACGGATTATTCAGCCATTATCCGCATCCTATCATTGATCTGGATCAGGAACGACAGACGTGTTTAGCGCTGTACAAAGTTTAA